Proteins from a single region of Scatophagus argus isolate fScaArg1 chromosome 23, fScaArg1.pri, whole genome shotgun sequence:
- the dctn6 gene encoding dynactin subunit 6: MSDAKQAVAQKSVKIAAGAVVCVESEIRGDVTIGARTVVHPKARIIAEAGPIIIGEGNLIEEQALIINSYPENIMPDTEGVEPKPMTIGTNNVFEVGCVSQALKIGDNNVIESKADLGRNVILSSGCIIGACCQINTCEIVPENTVVYGSNCIRRVQSEKPQPQTLQLDFLMKILPNYHHMKKTVKGNSTPVRN; the protein is encoded by the exons ATGTCAGACGCCAAGCAAGCCGTGGCACAGAAAAG tgttaaAATTGCAGCtggtgctgtggtgtgtgttgaGAGTGAAATAAGAGGAGATGTGACCATTG GTGCTAGAACGGTTGTCCACCCAAAAGCACGGATCATAGCGGAGGCGGGGCCTATTATCATTGGAGAGGGTAATCTGATAGAGGAGCAGGCGCTTATTATTAACAG TTATCCAGAGAATATCATGCCAGACACAGAGGGAGTTGAGCCAAAACCCATGACAATTGGGACCAATAATGTGTTTGAGGTTGGATGTG TCTCTCAAGCTTTGAAAATTGGAGACAACAATGTGATTGAGTCTAAAG CTGATCTTGGGAGAAACGTAATCCTGAGCAGTGGATGCATCATTGGCGCGTGTTGCCAGATCAACACGTGTGAGATCGTCCCGGAGAACACGGTCGTGTACGGTTCGAACTGCATCAGGCGCGTGCAGAGTGAAAAGCCACAG CCTCAGACTCTGCAGCTCGACTTCCTCATGAAGATTCTGCCCAACTATCACCACATGAAGAAGACGGTCAAAGGAAATAGCACACCTGTGAGGAACTAA
- the LOC124055024 gene encoding zeta-sarcoglycan-like: MEQSATLDVETLKITKEQFILASQSLHLQRPGCDAVYPVGLYGWRKRCLYFFLLLLLVTMIVNLALTVWIIKVMNFSLDGMGNLQLNQDGIRLEGISEFLLPLYVKEIQSRKDSLLVLRSEKNVTLNVRNNQGQLTGQLTVGPEAVEAQCQRLEVRSKDGGRLLFTANEEEVSMTTEKLTVTGSEGAVFGHSVETPLILARASEDLKLESPTRTLTMEAPRGVEVNAAKGPLKVSGRKDLQLESTEGEILLDANTIQLGGLPLGVYSASPTQAFQEQAVYEVCVCPSGKIYLSPAESSSTCQAMSNICLWS, translated from the exons atggAGCAGTCGGCCACTCTGGACGTAGAGACGCTGAAG ATTACCAAGGAGCAGTTCATCCTTGCATCCCAGTCCCTGCACCTCCAGCGACCAGGCTGCGATGCTGTGTACCCAGTGGGTCTCTACGGGTGGAGGAAAAGATGCCTCtatttctttctgctgctgctcctggtCACCATGATAGTCAACCTGGCCCTCACTGTGTGGATCATAAAGGTCATGAACTTCTCACTG GATGGGATGGGAAACCTTCAGCTGAATCAGGATGGGATTCGCCTGGAGGGAATCTCTGAGTTTCTCCTGCCTCTCTACGTGAAGGAGATCCAATCCAGAAAG GACAGCTTGTTGGTCTTGCGGTCAGAAAAGAACGTAACGCTGAACGTCAGGAACAACCAAGGCCAGCTGACCGGTCAGCTCACAGTGG GACCTGAAGCTGTGGAGGCCCAGTGTCAGCGGCTGGAGGTGCGAAGTAAAGACGGAGGAAGACTGCTGTTCACTGCGAATGAGGAGGAGGTCAGCATGACAACTGAAAAACTCACCGTCACAG GCTCCGAAGGCGCCGTGTTCGGACATTCGGTAGAAACTCCCCTGATCCTGGCGAGGGCTTCTGAAGACCTTAA GCTGGAGTCTCCAACACGGACCCTGACCATGGAGGCTCCCAGAGGGGTGGAAGTGAACGCAGCCAAGGGGCCGCTGAAGGTCAGCGGTCGAAAAGACCTACAGCTGGAGTCCACAGAGGGAGAG ATACTTTTAGACGCCAACACCATTCAGCTGGGTGGTCTCCCACTCGGCGTCTACTCGGCATCACCCACTCAGGCCTTCCAGGAACAGGCCGTATACGAGGTGTGCGTCTGCCCCAGCGGTAAGATCTACCTCTCTCCGGCAGAGAGCAGCTCCACCTGCCAGGCCATGAGCAATATCTGCCTCTGGAGCTGA